One window of Sphingomonas sp. IW22 genomic DNA carries:
- a CDS encoding electron transfer flavoprotein-ubiquinone oxidoreductase, which produces MSERESMPYDVMIVGAGPAGLSAAIRLKQMANEAGSELAVCVLEKGSEVGAHILSGAVIDPRALDELLPEWREQGCSLAQTPVTENHHWVLSKTGKRNLPEFALPPFMHNDGCYTGSLGNLCRWLAEQAEGLGVEIFPGFAAAEVLFNDDGSVKGVATGDMGVARDGTHKPDWQPGLELHARYTFFAEGVRGHLSKELMRLFDLRANCDPQVYGLGVKELWDVDPAKHVPGRVIHTQGWPLSETAGSNGGGFIYHQANGQVALGYVTWLNYRNPYLSPFQEMQRWKTHPEIAALLAGGKRVSYGARAINDGGFQSVPKLTFPGGALIGCSAGFLNVPRIKGTHTAMKSGMMAAEAAFAAVQADRRADELTDYTAAYETSWVHEELRRVRNVVPLVKKYGDFIGSGMSGVTMWMEHWGMKMPFTLHHKPDHESLWGKNEVQPIDYPKPDGVLTFDRLSSVFISNTNHEEDQPVHLTLKDPAVPIAHNLPLYDEPAQRYCPAGVYEVVGEEEGDPKFVINAQNCVHCKTCDIKDPTQNINWVVPEGGGGPNYPNM; this is translated from the coding sequence ATGAGCGAACGCGAATCGATGCCTTATGACGTGATGATCGTCGGCGCCGGGCCGGCGGGCCTGTCGGCGGCGATCCGCCTGAAACAGATGGCGAATGAAGCAGGCAGCGAACTTGCCGTCTGTGTGCTGGAAAAGGGGTCGGAAGTCGGCGCACACATCCTGTCGGGTGCGGTGATCGACCCGCGCGCGCTGGACGAATTGCTGCCCGAATGGCGCGAACAGGGCTGTTCGCTGGCGCAGACGCCTGTCACCGAGAATCATCACTGGGTCCTGTCTAAAACGGGCAAGCGCAATCTGCCCGAATTCGCCCTGCCGCCGTTCATGCACAATGACGGGTGCTACACCGGGTCGCTCGGCAATCTGTGTCGCTGGCTGGCCGAACAGGCCGAGGGGCTGGGCGTCGAGATCTTCCCCGGCTTCGCTGCCGCCGAGGTGCTGTTCAATGACGACGGATCGGTCAAGGGCGTGGCGACCGGCGACATGGGCGTCGCACGCGATGGCACGCACAAGCCCGACTGGCAGCCTGGGCTGGAGCTTCACGCGCGCTATACCTTTTTCGCGGAGGGCGTGCGCGGGCATCTGTCCAAGGAACTGATGCGCCTGTTCGACCTGCGCGCCAATTGCGATCCGCAGGTTTACGGGCTGGGCGTCAAGGAATTGTGGGACGTCGACCCCGCAAAGCACGTGCCCGGCCGCGTCATCCATACGCAGGGCTGGCCGCTGTCCGAAACCGCCGGGTCGAATGGCGGCGGCTTCATCTATCATCAGGCCAACGGACAGGTGGCGCTGGGCTATGTCACCTGGCTGAACTACCGCAATCCGTATCTGTCGCCGTTTCAGGAAATGCAGCGGTGGAAGACCCATCCCGAAATCGCCGCGCTGCTGGCCGGGGGCAAGCGCGTTTCATACGGCGCGCGTGCGATCAACGACGGTGGGTTCCAGTCGGTGCCCAAGCTGACCTTCCCCGGCGGTGCGCTGATCGGCTGTTCGGCGGGCTTCCTGAACGTGCCGCGGATCAAGGGCACGCATACCGCGATGAAATCGGGCATGATGGCCGCCGAGGCTGCCTTCGCCGCCGTGCAGGCCGATCGCCGCGCCGATGAGCTGACCGACTATACCGCCGCTTATGAGACGAGCTGGGTGCACGAGGAATTGCGCCGCGTTCGCAACGTCGTGCCGCTGGTCAAGAAATATGGCGACTTCATCGGATCGGGCATGTCGGGCGTGACGATGTGGATGGAGCATTGGGGCATGAAGATGCCCTTCACCCTGCATCACAAGCCCGACCATGAGAGCCTTTGGGGCAAGAACGAGGTTCAGCCGATCGACTATCCCAAGCCCGACGGTGTGCTGACGTTCGACCGGCTGTCGTCGGTGTTCATTTCGAACACCAATCATGAGGAGGATCAGCCGGTCCACCTGACGCTGAAAGACCCCGCCGTGCCGATCGCGCACAACCTGCCCTTGTATGACGAACCGGCGCAGCGTTACTGTCCCGCCGGCGTGTACGAAGTAGTGGGCGAGGAGGAGGGCGATCCGAAATTCGTGATCAACGCCCAGAACTGCGTCCACTGCAAGACGTGCGACATCAAGGACCCGACCCAGAACATCAACTGGGTCGTGCCGGAAGGTGGCGGAGGGCCGAATTATCCGAACATGTGA
- a CDS encoding uracil-DNA glycosylase family protein, producing MGADQYHRWDELAASALEWWQDAGVDTLVEDDPRDWQARPARAAVAATAQPANDTAPADAPGDYATFWDWRLGETAPERGWGGATPIQPEGPRDADLIVLTDQPNGDSLIGGTEGAMFDRILSSIGRSREDTLIAGLCMARPLADTLSDDMLPDLIDRARRLMALAPARTVLIVGHTTSRALLTADGAPVPRGLHGITAHGRELQALAIAHPRFMLKHPQVKRDAWRCLQTLLGGQA from the coding sequence ATGGGGGCCGATCAATACCACCGATGGGATGAACTTGCCGCCAGCGCGCTGGAATGGTGGCAGGACGCAGGTGTCGACACGCTGGTCGAGGACGATCCCCGCGACTGGCAGGCTCGCCCCGCCCGCGCAGCCGTAGCGGCAACGGCGCAACCCGCCAACGACACCGCCCCCGCCGACGCACCGGGCGATTATGCGACCTTCTGGGATTGGCGGCTGGGCGAAACCGCCCCCGAACGGGGATGGGGCGGCGCGACGCCGATCCAGCCGGAAGGGCCGCGCGACGCCGATCTGATCGTGCTGACCGACCAGCCCAATGGCGATTCGCTGATCGGTGGGACCGAAGGGGCGATGTTCGATCGCATCCTTTCGTCCATCGGCCGATCGCGCGAGGATACGCTGATCGCCGGGCTGTGCATGGCGCGACCTTTGGCGGACACGCTGTCGGACGACATGCTGCCCGACCTGATCGATCGCGCCCGGCGGCTGATGGCGTTGGCACCCGCGCGCACCGTGCTGATCGTCGGCCATACGACGAGCCGTGCGTTGCTCACGGCGGACGGCGCTCCCGTTCCAAGGGGGTTGCATGGCATTACAGCGCATGGTCGAGAGCTGCAGGCACTCGCAATCGCGCATCCGCGCTTCATGCTGAAGCATCCGCAGGTAAAGCGCGACGCATGGCGCTGTCTGCAAACGCTGCTTGGGGGACAAGCGTAA
- a CDS encoding lytic transglycosylase domain-containing protein produces the protein MNISLGAVALFSLVALPGIAVAGEPNDDKLPVRSAAANRGIPQQLDDGQRTAYRAVFAAIREQRWTDAQLQLDAMRPGPLHALARAELYTAKGSPKVELVPLMGLLAEAPELPQAPQIARLAKLRGAETLPSLPTAQRLIWVDGAPNRIRLKGTASDAAAAEVAQRAVPFIKADDGPAAETLVNEYEGRLTPEALTEWRQRVAWIYYLMGDDANARRVAAAAQAGTGEWVPQADWVQGLAAWRQRDCRAAQIAFAAVAQRATDVDLRAAGHYWAARADMACARPDLIQSRLQAAAQYNETFYGMLSRQALGIAEATDRLPDRTAGADWKALERRPNIRVAAALVEIGEEDMAADLLKHQARIGDGGEYASLARLAGALNLPAAQIWLSHNCPPGARPQVATRYPAPDWTPDGGWRVDKALVYAHTLQESRFRSTVVSPAGAYGLMQIMPAAATDIARAKGMTSVIDRSALSRPSTNIEVGQSYLEKLRDMPATGGLLPKVIAAYNAGPSPVEAWNMTSKDGGDPLLYIESIPYWETRGYVMTVLRNYWMYELQAGKPSSSRGALAQGMWPRFPGMKGATAVNTRRDNIRAR, from the coding sequence ATGAACATCAGCCTTGGCGCCGTGGCGCTGTTCAGTCTGGTCGCGCTGCCCGGCATCGCCGTCGCGGGCGAGCCGAATGACGACAAGCTGCCCGTGCGCAGCGCCGCCGCCAATCGCGGCATCCCGCAACAGTTGGATGACGGCCAGCGCACTGCGTATCGCGCGGTCTTTGCCGCGATCCGCGAACAGCGCTGGACCGACGCGCAGCTGCAACTGGACGCGATGCGCCCCGGCCCGCTCCACGCGCTGGCCCGCGCAGAGCTTTACACGGCCAAGGGTTCGCCAAAGGTCGAGCTGGTGCCGCTGATGGGCCTGCTGGCCGAAGCACCCGAATTGCCGCAGGCGCCCCAGATCGCTCGCCTCGCCAAGCTGCGCGGGGCCGAAACGCTCCCTTCGCTGCCCACGGCACAGCGCCTGATCTGGGTCGATGGTGCGCCCAACCGCATCCGGTTGAAGGGAACGGCCAGCGATGCCGCCGCCGCCGAAGTGGCCCAGCGCGCCGTACCCTTCATCAAGGCTGATGACGGTCCCGCGGCCGAAACGCTAGTGAACGAATATGAGGGTCGCCTGACGCCTGAAGCGCTGACCGAATGGCGCCAGCGCGTGGCGTGGATCTATTATCTGATGGGCGACGATGCCAATGCGCGCCGCGTCGCCGCTGCGGCTCAGGCCGGGACCGGCGAATGGGTCCCGCAGGCCGATTGGGTTCAGGGCCTCGCCGCATGGCGCCAGCGCGACTGCCGCGCCGCCCAGATCGCCTTTGCCGCCGTTGCCCAGCGCGCAACCGATGTCGACCTGCGCGCGGCCGGCCATTACTGGGCGGCGCGCGCCGACATGGCCTGTGCGCGCCCCGACCTGATCCAGTCCCGCCTTCAGGCTGCGGCTCAGTATAATGAAACCTTCTACGGCATGTTGTCGCGTCAGGCGCTGGGCATTGCCGAGGCGACCGACCGCCTGCCCGATCGCACCGCCGGCGCCGATTGGAAGGCGCTGGAGCGGCGGCCCAACATCCGCGTCGCCGCCGCGCTGGTTGAGATCGGTGAAGAGGACATGGCCGCTGACCTGCTCAAGCATCAGGCGCGGATCGGCGATGGTGGTGAATACGCCTCTCTGGCACGGCTGGCGGGTGCGCTGAACCTGCCTGCCGCCCAGATCTGGCTGTCACATAATTGCCCGCCCGGCGCCCGGCCTCAGGTAGCGACCCGCTATCCCGCGCCCGACTGGACGCCCGATGGCGGCTGGCGCGTGGACAAGGCGCTGGTTTATGCCCACACGTTGCAAGAATCGCGCTTCCGCTCGACCGTGGTGTCGCCGGCGGGCGCCTATGGCCTGATGCAGATCATGCCCGCCGCCGCGACCGACATCGCCCGTGCCAAGGGGATGACCAGCGTCATCGACCGCTCCGCTTTGTCGCGCCCGTCGACCAATATCGAGGTCGGGCAGAGCTATCTGGAAAAGCTGCGCGACATGCCCGCGACCGGCGGGCTGCTGCCAAAGGTCATCGCCGCCTATAATGCGGGGCCGTCGCCGGTTGAGGCATGGAACATGACCTCGAAGGACGGCGGCGACCCGCTGTTGTACATCGAGAGCATTCCGTACTGGGAAACGCGCGGTTACGTCATGACGGTGCTGCGCAACTACTGGATGTACGAGCTTCAGGCGGGCAAGCCGTCGAGCAGCCGTGGCGCGCTGGCACAGGGCATGTGGCCGCGCTTTCCCGGAATGAAGGGGGCAACCGCCGTCAACACGCGCCGCGACAATATTCGTGCCCGGTGA